From one Suricata suricatta isolate VVHF042 chromosome 8, meerkat_22Aug2017_6uvM2_HiC, whole genome shotgun sequence genomic stretch:
- the TTYH3 gene encoding protein tweety homolog 3 produces the protein MAGVSYSAPWWVNLLHRLPHFDLRWEITSSQFRPEDTDYQQALLLLGAAALACLALDLLFLLFYSFWLCCRRRKSEEHLDADCCCTAWCVIIATLVCSAGIAVGFYGNGETSDGIHRATYSLRHANRTVAGVQDRVWDTAAALNRTAEPSLQSLERQLAARPEPLRAVQRLQGLLQTLLGYTAAIPFWRNPAVSLEVLAEQVDLYDWYRWLGYLGLLLLDVAICLLVLVGLIRSSKGILVGVCLLGVLALVISWGALGLELAVSVGSSDFCVDPDTYVTRMVEEHSVLSGDILQYYLACSPRASNPFQQKLSGSHKALVEMQDVVAELLKTVTQESPATKDPLLRVQEVLNGTEVNLQHLTALVDCRSLHLDYVQALTGFCYDGVEGLIYLALFSFVTALMFSSIVCSIPHTWQQKRGPDEDGEEEAAPGPRQAHDSLYRVHMPSLYSCGSSYGSETSIPAAAHTVSNAPVTEYMSQNANFQNPRCENTPLIGRESPPPSYTSSMRAKYLATSQPRPDSSGSGH, from the exons ATGGCTGGGGTCAGCTACTCGGCGCCCTGGTGGGTGAACCTCCTGCACCGGCTGCCCCACTTCGATCTGCGCTGGGAGATCACCAGCAGCCAGTTCCGGCCCGAAGATACCGACTACCAGCAG gcgctgctgctgctgggggcCGCCGCGCTGGCCTGCCTCGCCCTGgacctcctcttcctgctcttctACTCCTTCTGGCTGTGCTGCCGGCGGCGCAAGAGCGAGGAGCATCTGGATGCCGACTGCTGCTGCACCGCCTGGTGCGTCATCATTGCCACCCTGGTCTGTAG CGCTGGCATCGCTGTGGGGTTCTATGGCAATGGGGAGACCAGTGACGGCATCCATCGGGCCACCTACTCGCTCCGCCATGCCAACCGCACAGTGGCAGGGGTCCAGGACCGC GTGTGGGACACCGCGGCGGCGCTGAACCGCACGGCAGAGCCCagcctgcagagcctggagcggcAGCTGGCCGCGCGCCCAGAGCCCCTGCGTGCGGTCCAGCGGCTGCAGGGCCTTCTCCAGACGCTTCTAGGCTACACTGCTGCCATCCCCTTCTGGAGGAACCCGGCTGTGTCCTTGGAGGTGCTGGCTGAGCAGGTGGATCTCTACGACTGGTACAG GTGGCTGGGCTATTTGGGCCTGTTGCTGCTCGACGTGGCCATCTGCCTGCTGGTGCTGGTCGGCCTCATCCGCAGCTCCAAGGGCATTCTGGTTGG GGTCTGCCTACTGGGGGTCCTGGCCCTGGTCATCAGCTGGGGCGCGCTGGGCTTGGAGCTAGCTGTGTCCGTG GGCTCCAGCGACTTCTGTGTGGACCCCGACACCTACGTGACCAGGATGGTGGAGGAGCACTCCGTGCTGAGTGGGG ACATCCTGCAGTATTATCTGGCCTGCTCGCCCCGTGCCTCCAACCCCTTCCAGCAG AAGCTGTCTGGCAGCCACAAGGCGCTGGTGGAGATGCAGGATGTTGTGGCTGAGCTGCTGAAGACCGTCACCCAAGAATCCCCGGCCACCAAG GATCCTCTGCTCCGGGTCCAGGAGGTGCTGAATGGCACAGAAGTGAACCTGCAGCACCTCACCGCCCTGGTGGACTGCCGCAGCCTGCATCTG GACTACGTGCAGGCCCTCACTGGCTTCTGCTACGATGGCGTGGAGGGCCTCATCTACCTGGCGCTCTTCTCCTTCGTCACAGCCCTCATGTTCAGCTCCATCGTCTGCAGCATCCCGCACACCTGGCAGCAGAAAAG GGGCCCCGATGAGGACGGGGAAGAGGAggcagccccagggcccaggcaggCGCACGACAGCCTGTACCGCGTGCACATGCCCAGTCTGTACAGCTGTGGCAGCAGCTATGGCAGTGAGACCAGCATCCCTGCCGCAGCCCACACCGTCAGCAACGCCCCGGTCACTGAGTACAT GAGCCAGAATGCCAACTTCCAGAACCCGCGCTGTGAGAACACGCCCCTCATCGGACGCGAGTCCCCGCCGCCCTCA TACACCTCCAGCATGAGAGCCAAATACCTCGCCACCAGCCAGCCTCGCCCCGACTCCAGCGGCAGCGGCCACTAG